In bacterium, the DNA window AAGGAAAATCGAGCAAGGCGAAATGGGGCGAGCGGCTCCAGTCCCCGGCTCGAACCGCCTCGACGTGCTCGACCCAGCGATGGGCGAAGGATAAAAGGAAGAGGATCGTGTGCTCGACCACCGTGGCGGTCGAGTAGCCGGGAACGTTGCAGACCGCGATGCCCTGGCGCTTGGCTTCGACCAGATCGACGTTGTTGGTTCCGGTCGCCGCCACCGCGATCAGCTTCAAAGCCGGCAGGCGGCTCATTTCGGCCGGCCCCAGCGGGTACTTGTTGGAGATCAGAACCTCGGCCCGCTGCGCCTCCATCGGCAAGGCCTCGCCGGCCTTCTTGTCCAGCGCCAAGAAATTTCCGAGGCGCCGCAAGGCGCTCAAGTCGACGTCGCCCAAATCCACCGTGGGAGCGTCGAGGAAAACGATCAGGGGTTTTGGCTTAAGCATCGAGAATCCCTTTAAAATCCCATTTTTGACTTGTTGATCATGGGGGGTTATGATTTAGCCCATTTTATGAAACGCAGTCACGATTTATGGAAAGCGAAGCTGGAAGGCAAAATGCCCGCCGAGCTGGCCCGGGAAATCGACATTTTCGAGACCCAAATCCACCTTCGCAAGCAGAACAAGATCGAGGAAAAGCTCTTCGCCGAAACCCGCCTCCGCCGCGGCGCCTACGGCCAACGCTACGACAACGGCCAGCGCCATGACGGCGTCAAGGTCCAACAGCTCGAATTCCCCCACCAGGGCCTGACCAAGGGCCCGATGACCGAATGGGACGCCCCCGGCATGCAGCGGATCAAGATCCCGCTTGGCGGCATGAACGCCGAGCAGCTCGAACTGATGGCCGACGTCGCCGAGGAGTATTCCGACGGGATCGCCCACGTCACCACCCGGCAGGACTTTCAGCTCCACTTTGTTCACATCGAGGACACGCCGGCGCTGATGCGCCGCTTGGCCGCCGTCGGCATCACCACTCGCGAGGCCTGCGGCAATTCGGTCCGCAACGTCACGGCCTGCCCTTATACCGGCGTCTGCCCCGACGAATCCTTCGACACCAGCCCCTACGGCCGGGCCATCATGAAATTCCTGCTCGGCCACCCCGACTGCCAGGATTTCGGCCGCAAGTTCAAGATCGCGTTCAGCGGCTGCCGGCAGCACGCCTGCGGCCTGACCAATATCCACGACTTGGGCGCCATAGCCGTGACCCGCGAGGAGAACGGCAAGGTTCAGCTCGGCTTCGAGCTCTACGTCGGCGGCGGCTTGGGCGCGGTCCCCTTCAGCGCCAAGCTCTTCGACGAGTTCCTCCCGCCCGAGGAATTGCTCCCGATCGCCCAGGCCATCGCCCGGGTCTTCGCCCGTTTGGGCGAAAAGAAGAACCGCAACCGGGCCCGGATCAAGTTCCTCATCAAGGATTTGGGCATCGAGAAGTTCAAGGAGCTGGTGCTCGAGGAGCGCAAGATCCTGCCCCACGACCCCCGCTGGACCGGCCTGATCGAGGAAGAATTGAAGCACGAGGAATCGGCGCTCAAGGCCGGCGACGACAAGATCCCCGAGGGCGACGGCTCGCCGGAATACCAGCGCTGGCTGAAAAGCAATATCCGCCCCCAGAAGCAGGCCGGCTACGTGACCGTGACCGTCTGTTTGCCGCTGGGCGACATCACGCCCCATCAGCTGCGGGCCCTGGCCGACCTCTCGCGGAAATACACCCACGAGACCGTTCGCACCACCGTCGAGCAGAACATCGTCCTGCGCTGGATCAGCAAGCGCGACCTCTTCGATTTATTCCAGGGCTTGAAGGCCGTGGGCCTGGCCCGCTCCGGCGCCGGCCAGATCTTCGACGTCGTCTCCTGCCCCGGCACCGACACCTGCAAGCTCGGCATCTCGGCTTCGCGCGGCCTCGCCGCCGAGCTCGGCAAGCGCCTCGGCGAGCAGGCTTTCCGGATGGACCAAGCGGTCCAAGATCTCCACATCAAGGTCAGCGGCTGCTTTAACAGCTGCGGCCAGCATCACGTCGCCGACATGGGCTTCTACGGCGTCAGCCGGAAGGCCGGCAACCACGCGGTGCCCCACTTCCAAGTCCTGCTCGGCGGGCAATGGGAGAACAACGGCGGCTCCTACGGCCTGCCGATCGTCGCCATTCCCTCGAAGAACATTCCCGACGTGGTCGAGCGGCTCAGCTCGCGCTTCGCCAAGGAGCGGCAAAACGCCGAAACCTTCCAAGATTTCTACAAGCGGATCGGCAAGGTCGAGACCAAGGCCATGCTCGAGGACCTGATCAAGATCCCGGAATACGCGAGCAGCCCCCAGTATTACAGCGATTGGGGCGATCCCCGCGAGTTCACCATCGGCGACATCGGCACCGGCGAATGTGCCGGCGAGGTCGTTTCCTTGGCCGAATTCGAGTTGGCCAACGCCGAGCGCGAGTATTTCGAATCCCAGGTTTCTTTCGAGAAGGGCGATGTCCAAAGGGCCGGCCAGCAGGCTTTCCAGTCGATGGTCACCGCGGCCCGGGCCCTGGTGAAAACCGAATTTATCGACGTCCCGGCCGAAGCCGACCGGGTGATCCAAGAATTCAAGACCCGCTTCTACGACACCCAAAAGTTCTGGGATCCCTTCGCCGGCGGCAAGTTCGGCCAGATGCTCTTCGCCGCCCACGAAAAATCGCGGGAGCCCTACCAATCCGAGGGGGTCCATCATCTCTTGGAGGAGGCCCAGCTCTTCATCGACGCGGCTCACAGCTGCTACAACAAGATGGGGTCTAAGATTTAGATTCCATGGAACTACAGCACGTCAACATCAAGATCTTTGCCGAGAACCCCCAAGCCGTGGAGCAGGAGCTCTTCACGCCGATCTTCCACTCCTGGATCCAAGAGCAGGCCGCGCCCGAAACGCTGCTGCTCGACGTCGCCGACTACCTCCACGTGCCCCAAGGCCCCGGCATCGTCTTGATCGGCAACGAAGCCGACTACAGCATGGACGACAGCGGCGGCCGCTTGGGGCTGCGCTACAATCGCAAGCTGGCCTTGGGCGGCAACAATGGCCAACGCTTCGCTCAAGCCCTGAAGGCGGCGCTTTGGGCCTGCCTGAAGCTGGAGAAGGATCCGCGGATGGCCGGGAAGCTGAAATTCAAGAAGGACGAGCTCGAGCTCTTCGTCAACGACCGGGCCCTGGCGCCCAACCTTCCCGAAACGCAGGCCGCCTGCTCCGGCGAGATCCAATCCTTCTTCGAGAAGATTTTTCCGGAAGGCTTTCAGGCTGCCTATCCGAAAGACCCGCGGGAAAGATTCGGGGTCTTGCTGTCTTCCGCCAAGCCCTTCGATTTTGAAGCCGCCTTGCAAAAACTTTAGGAGAAGCCATGTCCATTCAGCAAATCAGCCCGGCCGAAGCCAAGGAAACCCTCGATCAGGACTCCCAAGCGCTCTACGTCGATGTCCGCTCCATCCCGGAGTTCACCGCCGGCCACCCCAAGGGCGC includes these proteins:
- a CDS encoding nitrite/sulfite reductase; protein product: MKRSHDLWKAKLEGKMPAELAREIDIFETQIHLRKQNKIEEKLFAETRLRRGAYGQRYDNGQRHDGVKVQQLEFPHQGLTKGPMTEWDAPGMQRIKIPLGGMNAEQLELMADVAEEYSDGIAHVTTRQDFQLHFVHIEDTPALMRRLAAVGITTREACGNSVRNVTACPYTGVCPDESFDTSPYGRAIMKFLLGHPDCQDFGRKFKIAFSGCRQHACGLTNIHDLGAIAVTREENGKVQLGFELYVGGGLGAVPFSAKLFDEFLPPEELLPIAQAIARVFARLGEKKNRNRARIKFLIKDLGIEKFKELVLEERKILPHDPRWTGLIEEELKHEESALKAGDDKIPEGDGSPEYQRWLKSNIRPQKQAGYVTVTVCLPLGDITPHQLRALADLSRKYTHETVRTTVEQNIVLRWISKRDLFDLFQGLKAVGLARSGAGQIFDVVSCPGTDTCKLGISASRGLAAELGKRLGEQAFRMDQAVQDLHIKVSGCFNSCGQHHVADMGFYGVSRKAGNHAVPHFQVLLGGQWENNGGSYGLPIVAIPSKNIPDVVERLSSRFAKERQNAETFQDFYKRIGKVETKAMLEDLIKIPEYASSPQYYSDWGDPREFTIGDIGTGECAGEVVSLAEFELANAEREYFESQVSFEKGDVQRAGQQAFQSMVTAARALVKTEFIDVPAEADRVIQEFKTRFYDTQKFWDPFAGGKFGQMLFAAHEKSREPYQSEGVHHLLEEAQLFIDAAHSCYNKMGSKI